AGTAGCCACAAAACCGAGATCATTGAACACGTCTTGTACCCCGATAGCATACACGGTGAACTGCCACGCGAAACCGTTCAGGAGATGATTGAAAAGCACGGTGTACACCATATTGAGTTAGATACCGGTGATGTCGTCATCTGGCACAGCAGCCTTTGGCACTATAGCCCACCAAACAAGACTGAGCAGAGCCGTATTGCCGTCGCAGGGGTCTATACAAATCCAGAAATCGTCAAAACAAGCAAACGCTTTTGGCACAACTTCCGATGGGTGATGAAGGACGGTACGGTCTGCACACAATTCCCCCCAGAAACCGTTGAGATGAAAATCGAAGATCCTCAGAAACCGAAGCCGTTTCCACCTGCTAAGGACTACTAATCAATGGCATTGAAGAAGCCAAATATTGTTGTTTACCTTTCCGATGACCACGGCTCGGAATACCTCGGTTGCTACGGGAACGGACATATCCAAACGCCACACTTAGATAGCATCGCTGAAGATGGAATCCGTTTCACGCACGCTTTTACGCCCACACCGACGTGCGCACCCTCACGTTCCACCCTCTATACCGGTCTCTATCCGGCACGACACGGCGCAATGGGGAATCATACGGAGTGCCACGCGCATCTTAAAGCGTTACCAGGGACACTCCGCGAACTCGGTTATCGTGTCGCAATCGCTGGCAAGACACATGTAAAACCGGAAACACTTTTCGATTTTGAGTATATCGGAGGTTTCCTACCTAAGCGTGCCGAACATAGACGAAAATACCGCGCCGAAGGACTTGATCCAGTGCCAGTTGAGCGTTTTCTTTCAAGCCACCGACAAGAAAATCCGGATCAACCTATCTGCCTTATCCTCGGCGATAGCAATCCGCACGTCACATGGGAACCGAATAAAACTTATGACCCCGATGCCTTGCCGCTACCACCCTATATCGCCGATACGCCAATTACTCGCAAGGCACTTGCTAACTATTATCAAGACATCAGCACAATGGATACCCGTATCGGCGAAGTTGACAAAATGCTGGAAACACACGGATATGCTGACAATATGTTGTTCATCTACACAACCGACCACGGTGCTGAGTGGCCACACTGTAAATGGACATTATATGATACCGGCACGCGTCTGCCGTTCATCGCGAGGTGGCGCGGTGAGATTCCTGCGAATACTGTCTCCGATGCAATGATTTCACACGTCGATTTCTTTCCGACGCTCATAGACATCGCAGGCGGTGAACCGTTGGACGATTTAGATGGTGAGAGTTTTAAGAGCGTCTTATTCGGGCAGCAGGCAACTTTCCGCGATAAAATCTATGGCACGCACACCCGCGACGGAAACATGAACGTCTTTCCACAACGTTGTGTCCGAGATACCCGCTACAAGTATATCTTGAATCTGATGCCTGAGAACACATGGACAACCCATTTCACTGAAGTTGAAGGCATTCCAGAAAGCCACGCTGAGGTATGGAAAAGTTGGCTGAAAAAAGCGGAGACAGATCCGCAAACCGCGCAGCTCGTCTATCTCACGCAACATCATCCGCTGGAAGAATTATATGATGTAGCGACGGATCCGTATGAGTTCAACAATTTAGCGTTCAGGGCGGAGACGCGTCCGATTCTCGAAAAAATGCGCGCCGATGTCCGCCACTGGATGCAATCACAAAACGACGATGGGAGACCTGAAACATGCAATCCAAATTGATAATAAATTATCTCATAAACCTGAAACAGCAAACCCCGTTTTCGGGCACTTTTAGTTTAGTGAACCTTTCAATCCTATTAGTTGCTGTCATCTTCTTGGGACCGGCGTGTGACAATGCCGAACAGACTTTACAAGAGATAGTTTCTATGGGGGAGACAGTCGAGCAACTTCCCTTGGGTGAGGGACTCGCTATTGGTGCAACGGCACCCGAGTTCTCGTTGTCAGATGCAGATGGAAGTATACATAGTCTCTCAAATTATAATGGACAAAAGTTAGTCGTCGTCTTCTATCGGATGGGGACGTGAGGTTTCTGTCAAGGGCAACTCGGTGAGTTGCAAACAGGTTATGAGGACATTAAAGCACAAGATGCCGAAATAATCGCGATTAGTGCCGATTCACAGGTTCTTACAGGTTTAACAAAGCAGAATCTCAACATAACTTATCTCTTACTCTCGGATGAAAATAAAGAGGCGATTGATGCCTATAATGTTATTGACACAGGGAACACGCGTATCGCGCGCCCAGCAACCTATATTATTGACCAAGACGGGCGGATTGCATGGAAGTTCCTTGATGCCAAATTTGACACTCGCGTCAGTTCCGATCAGATTCTGACTGAATTAAAGAAATTGTAGAACCTACACAACGGTTTCAAAAGCCCTGATAAGGGGCGGGGAATGCCCATAAGGCATTCATACCGTTGATGCTGATTCTTTAGGGGGTTAAAAATGATTGATGTCTGTTTTTTTGCTGACGAAGTATCTAAAACTGATTTTGAGGAAGCCATTAAACTCGGTGTTGAAGCCGGTGCCAACACCGTTGAGATACGTGGCGGTGTTTGGGGCAAACACGTAACCGAAATTGATGATGACGATGTTCAACGCGTTCAAGATGTACTGAGTGCTTATAATGTCCGTGTCGCCAGTATCGGGTCGCCGTTTGGCAAATGCGCAATCGATGATCCGCAGGAGTATGATCAACACCGAAAACACTTCGACCGGATGGTGACACTCGCACACGCCTTTGATACCCAAGTCATTCGTGGGTTTACGTTTTGGAATCCGAATCGTCGGACGAAAGGCGCACCCCGTCCAGATATTAACGACTATATGGAACGTATTGTCGAGAAACTCTCGCTGGTTGTTCCAGTTGCAGAGAATGGGAACGTTACGCTTTGTTTTGAAAACGAAAGCGCATGTCTCGCGGGTAGTTGTGAAGAGACGCGTGCCGTCATTGACGCACTCGGAAATAGCCCCGCGCTTACCTCTTGTTGGGATGTCAATAACGGGTTACACTGTGGCGAGAATCCGTTTCCAGACGGGTACGCTCATATTAAGGGACTCGTCCGACATCTACATATCAAACCGAATCGTGAGAAGAATCTTGATCCCATCGGCGACACAGAATTGCGCTATGCTCAGATACTCGAAACGCTTGTTGCTGATGGGTTTACCGGCGCAGCGAGCATTGAACATTGGGGACAACCAGAGGATATGTTAGACGGTATCCGGCAACTCTGTGCTGTCATTGGGGCTATGTAACCGCTACAGGTGAAGGAGATACTATGCAACTGAAACCAGATGCGCCACAATTGACGTGGCAGGGGGCTGTTTCCCTGCAGAAAACTGATGACTCGGTGATGCCGTGGCGCACACCGCATCCAGCGCATGTCCTATTCCCGGAACCGTTACTTGAACGTTCAGCGATGCCCGCCGGTGTTCGCATCAGTTTTCGGAGCAATACAACACAGGTTGCGGGCAATATCGTACCGCAGAACGAAAGCGGGATGCTTGATCTCTGTTGCGATGGGGAATTAATAGATTCAATTGACCTAAAACAAAAGGACAGTTTCGCCTTTGAAAACTTATCTCATGAAGACAAATTAATTGAATTGTGGCTGCCCCAGTTCGGAAGGTTTCAACTCCGCAGCTTAGCCATAGATGATAGTGCGACACTGGATCCGTTCACGGATACCCGCCCGCGCTGGATTACCTATGGAAGTTCTATCACGCAGTGTCGGACGGCGGCATCGCCAACACAAACATGGCCAGGGGTCGTCGCACGTGAACACGGACTGAATTTAACCTGCCTCGGTTACGGCGGGCAATGCCATCTCGATGTAATGGTGGCGCGGATGATTCGTGATTTACCGGCTGATTATATCTCAATGTGTCTCGGTATCAACATCCAAGGCGCATCCAGTTTAGGACCGCGGGCGTTCCGTCCGGCAATTATTGGTGCTGTCCAGATTGTCCGAGAGAAGCATCCAGATATACCGATCGTGCTGATGTCGCCTATTTGTTGCCCACCGAGGGAGGAAAATCCGAACACTGTAGGATTTCATCTCAAAGGCATGCGTGAGGAGGTACAAGCCGCCGCCGAAGCACTTCAAGCACACGGCGACAAACAGGTCTATTACGTTGACGGGTTAAGTGTCTTTGGTGCTGACTATGTCCATTTGCTTCCAGATGACCTACATCCTGATGCGGAAGGCTACC
The Candidatus Poribacteria bacterium genome window above contains:
- a CDS encoding sulfatase; translated protein: MALKKPNIVVYLSDDHGSEYLGCYGNGHIQTPHLDSIAEDGIRFTHAFTPTPTCAPSRSTLYTGLYPARHGAMGNHTECHAHLKALPGTLRELGYRVAIAGKTHVKPETLFDFEYIGGFLPKRAEHRRKYRAEGLDPVPVERFLSSHRQENPDQPICLILGDSNPHVTWEPNKTYDPDALPLPPYIADTPITRKALANYYQDISTMDTRIGEVDKMLETHGYADNMLFIYTTDHGAEWPHCKWTLYDTGTRLPFIARWRGEIPANTVSDAMISHVDFFPTLIDIAGGEPLDDLDGESFKSVLFGQQATFRDKIYGTHTRDGNMNVFPQRCVRDTRYKYILNLMPENTWTTHFTEVEGIPESHAEVWKSWLKKAETDPQTAQLVYLTQHHPLEELYDVATDPYEFNNLAFRAETRPILEKMRADVRHWMQSQNDDGRPETCNPN
- a CDS encoding GDSL-type esterase/lipase family protein — protein: MQLKPDAPQLTWQGAVSLQKTDDSVMPWRTPHPAHVLFPEPLLERSAMPAGVRISFRSNTTQVAGNIVPQNESGMLDLCCDGELIDSIDLKQKDSFAFENLSHEDKLIELWLPQFGRFQLRSLAIDDSATLDPFTDTRPRWITYGSSITQCRTAASPTQTWPGVVAREHGLNLTCLGYGGQCHLDVMVARMIRDLPADYISMCLGINIQGASSLGPRAFRPAIIGAVQIVREKHPDIPIVLMSPICCPPREENPNTVGFHLKGMREEVQAAAEALQAHGDKQVYYVDGLSVFGADYVHLLPDDLHPDAEGYRVMGKNFTSVVAEKFFV
- a CDS encoding sugar phosphate isomerase/epimerase codes for the protein MIDVCFFADEVSKTDFEEAIKLGVEAGANTVEIRGGVWGKHVTEIDDDDVQRVQDVLSAYNVRVASIGSPFGKCAIDDPQEYDQHRKHFDRMVTLAHAFDTQVIRGFTFWNPNRRTKGAPRPDINDYMERIVEKLSLVVPVAENGNVTLCFENESACLAGSCEETRAVIDALGNSPALTSCWDVNNGLHCGENPFPDGYAHIKGLVRHLHIKPNREKNLDPIGDTELRYAQILETLVADGFTGAASIEHWGQPEDMLDGIRQLCAVIGAM
- a CDS encoding peroxiredoxin family protein; the protein is MGETVEQLPLGEGLAIGATAPEFSLSDADGSIHSLSNYNGQKLVVVFYRMGTUGFCQGQLGELQTGYEDIKAQDAEIIAISADSQVLTGLTKQNLNITYLLLSDENKEAIDAYNVIDTGNTRIARPATYIIDQDGRIAWKFLDAKFDTRVSSDQILTELKKL